From the genome of Deinococcus sp. JMULE3, one region includes:
- the pheS gene encoding phenylalanine--tRNA ligase subunit alpha yields MQHEAIPEIQAATTLEALQAVKTKYVGKSGLVTRELGTLGKLPPEERKTRGAEINAVRQAIQDALDTRETTLKREALDAQLASEAIDVTLPGLPLPSGGLHPINRVYDDLTGIYERLGYTVVEGPEVEDEHHNFEALNVPWYHPARDLQDTFWLEDGRLLRTHTSPMQIRYMVDHEPDLKIVVRGKVYRYEATDATHESMFHQLEGLVVGDHINMADLKGTIAEMARGLYGPRAKVRFQPSYYPFVEPGADFAVYWDNPRGESKWLELGGCGMVHPNVFKAVDDLREAQGKERVYEGKTGFAFGLGPERIAMLKYKIPDIRYFYANDPRVIGQFRGELE; encoded by the coding sequence ATGCAGCACGAAGCCATCCCCGAAATCCAGGCGGCCACCACCCTCGAAGCCCTGCAAGCCGTCAAGACCAAATACGTCGGCAAGAGCGGCCTCGTCACCCGCGAACTCGGCACCCTCGGAAAACTCCCCCCCGAGGAACGCAAGACCCGCGGCGCCGAAATCAACGCCGTCCGGCAGGCCATCCAGGACGCCCTCGACACCCGCGAAACCACCCTGAAACGCGAAGCCCTCGACGCCCAGCTGGCCAGCGAAGCCATCGACGTCACCCTCCCCGGCCTCCCCCTCCCCAGTGGCGGCCTGCACCCCATCAACCGCGTGTACGACGACCTGACCGGCATCTACGAACGCCTCGGGTACACCGTCGTTGAGGGGCCCGAAGTCGAGGACGAACACCACAACTTCGAAGCCCTGAACGTCCCCTGGTACCACCCCGCCCGCGACCTCCAGGACACCTTCTGGCTCGAGGACGGCCGCCTGCTGCGCACCCACACCAGCCCCATGCAGATCCGCTACATGGTCGACCACGAACCCGACCTCAAGATCGTCGTGCGCGGCAAGGTCTACCGCTACGAAGCCACCGACGCCACCCACGAAAGCATGTTCCACCAGCTCGAAGGCCTCGTCGTCGGCGACCACATCAACATGGCCGACCTGAAAGGCACCATCGCCGAAATGGCCCGCGGCCTCTACGGCCCCCGCGCCAAAGTTCGCTTCCAACCCAGCTACTACCCCTTCGTCGAACCCGGCGCGGACTTCGCCGTGTACTGGGACAACCCCCGCGGCGAAAGCAAATGGCTCGAACTCGGCGGGTGCGGCATGGTCCACCCCAACGTCTTCAAAGCCGTCGACGACCTCCGCGAAGCGCAGGGCAAGGAGCGCGTGTACGAAGGCAAGACCGGGTTCGCATTCGGCCTCGGCCCGGAACGCATCGCCATGCTCAAGTACAAAATCCCCGACATCCGCTACTTCTACGCCAACGATCCCCGCGTCATCGGACAGTTCCGGGGAGAACTGGAGTGA
- a CDS encoding NUDIX domain-containing protein, which translates to MRARAVAIILNDRAEVLLMLRRKQGRAYATLPGGGIEDGETPTQACVREVLEEVNLTVTVGPPLLVLENIGNLEHYFQAHVQSGEMRLGDGPEAIRSSDENWYSPQWVPLTDLESVNLVPEQARELVREVAAQ; encoded by the coding sequence GTGAGGGCCCGCGCCGTCGCCATCATCCTGAATGACAGGGCCGAGGTGCTCCTCATGCTCCGCCGCAAGCAGGGGCGCGCGTACGCCACGCTGCCCGGCGGCGGCATCGAAGACGGCGAGACGCCCACCCAGGCCTGCGTGCGCGAGGTGCTGGAGGAAGTGAACCTGACCGTCACCGTCGGCCCGCCCCTCCTCGTGCTGGAGAACATCGGCAACCTTGAACACTACTTCCAGGCGCACGTGCAGTCCGGCGAGATGCGCCTCGGCGACGGCCCCGAAGCGATCCGCAGCAGCGACGAGAACTGGTACTCGCCGCAGTGGGTGCCCCTCACGGACCTGGAAAGCGTGAACCTCGTGCCCGAACAGGCGCGGGAACTGGTGCGCGAGGTGGCCGCGCAATGA
- a CDS encoding endonuclease domain-containing protein: MPPKRHSPSTDVARMLRRRMTPEEILLWQHLRRRQLGVTFRRQEPMGRYVADFVCYERTLVIELDGSQHLNSDTDRERDADMLDHGFQTLRFWNNEIRSNLPGVLERIQQVLEARKDL; the protein is encoded by the coding sequence GTGCCGCCCAAACGACACAGTCCATCCACCGACGTAGCCCGCATGCTGCGCAGACGCATGACCCCCGAAGAAATCCTGTTGTGGCAGCACCTGCGCCGCAGACAACTCGGCGTGACGTTCCGCAGACAGGAACCCATGGGACGGTACGTCGCGGACTTCGTCTGCTACGAACGCACCCTCGTCATCGAACTCGACGGCAGCCAACACCTGAACAGCGATACGGACCGGGAACGAGACGCCGACATGCTCGACCACGGCTTCCAGACCCTGCGGTTCTGGAACAACGAAATACGCAGCAACCTCCCCGGTGTCCTCGAACGAATCCAACAAGTCCTGGAAGCCAGAAAGGACCTTTAG